The following DNA comes from Dermacentor andersoni chromosome 2, qqDerAnde1_hic_scaffold, whole genome shotgun sequence.
CCTTGCGCGCCTGAcggagacgaagacgaagtggtAGACTGTCTACTAGCGCTGTGACCCTATACCAGCCTGCACGTTTGCCACCAACTTTTCCCCATATAAATGGTTGTATATACGTTTCTGCATTGGGCTTCCACTTCgcaacaatatgattatgaggtgcgccgtagtgcaggactgcAGAATAGCTTTGAACTTCTGGGTTACTTTAGTGCAGACCTGAATTCGGCCATAAAAGATAgttcttgcatttctcctccattgaaatgcgggcAGGATCGATTCAGTGACCTTCATctttgcagcgcaacgccatagcaacTGGGCTAACAAATCTGGTGATTACATAGAAGATACAATAAATATATAACATTTGTCGTCCACCTAATGCTGGTATTTATAAATCTAACACTAGGAAAAAATACAGATAGTAAAAGGACAGCGCCGTGGTAAGTAAGCAAGCCGTCACAGTGCCAGCAACGCTTGAAAATGAAGCTCTTTTAGCCGAAGTGTAGAAGACAAAGGGGAGTCTCTAATGTGACGTCATAGAGTGCCGTTCGCAGCGCTTCTATTGGTTGCGCACGAGGCTAAATGCGGAAGCAGGTGTTGCCATTCGACCGCTCTGCTGCGTTGAAGCGCGCTCGAGACGGGGGGTCGCAGCCATTGGGATTGTAGGGGCCGTTAACCTGCTGCAGACGACGCCGGCTTTATCGTagaatgggccatttgatgctttcgtatGAATATAAGGTGCACAGGTCGCCTATAGACGCTTTAAGTGACGCGGCTCAGCGGAATCTGAATTGAATGACGCGGGCGCTCCGACTTGAACGTCAGCCAACACTGGCTTCAGGACTACCAcgtggccacaaaaaacaaaaaacaaaaaaaaacaagcaatgtATTTGGAAGGTACTTGGTAATGGCCCACCGAGAGGGGCATCCACTCTTAACTGGAATGCTGCACACTCGCGGCAAATCAGGAGGACACAGCAAATTTACACGCATGTGTTGGGACACAGCCGACCCACCAGTGAGAACCTGCCGCGTTTCTTTATGACTGATGTGTTGACGCCACTTTTTGATACCCTGTGTCAGCGCTCACACAGCAGATTCTATTAATAAATTCCGATCACTAAAGGTCCTTGGACACGTTTGTTCACAAACTGCCGCCGGGAATTTTTTTTGCTTAATCATTGGTTTACACTGATCATGTTCGAATGAATGACGTAAAATACGACGACTTTCCCATTTGGCGTTTCAACATAAACGACTCTTTCTTATGCAAGAATAACTTTTTTATAGAAATTGATTACGTGCCATAATGCATTCGTAGCGTAATACTAGTCGCTAGGTGACCAAGTACCTGAACGAAAAAGCAGTTTCATATAGTGCGTGTCTGTAGAAAAATGTGCGCGAGCAgcagggaggaggggggaggggccgGGTAAGACACCTGCAGTACCCACAACTGAAATATTCGAATTCGATAATGAAAGGGAGTTGTATGAAAATCCTCTGATCTTATAGTCTGACCAAGTGATCATCGCAACTTATTGCTAATGGGAAACATTACTCATAACCAACTCGATAACACGTAGGCACGGCACAGTTCCACTGTCTACACGCATCCTCATATGTCAGTCGTTTCATCTTTATACTGGATAAGCGTGCGGCATCGATAGAAATGCCCTTTCTTTCGCAATGCTGGGCAAACTGTATCAGTTCGAACAAAGTACGCGCGAATAATCAGCAATATAAAACGCTTTCACATTGAGATAAGAGCCATTAACGACGTGATAAATTTTGCAACAGCCAAAAGAAAGAGCGGGCGGGTGGCATTTCAGTTTAGAAACCGAGAGCTGATCTCGGTTGACGATGGACCTCTTTTACCGAAGCTGCGTACAGAATGTCATCACTTTAAAGCTATTGCACATTTGCCACACTCACTCGATTCTACACTCTCGCTCCTTTTCTGATCCACGTCGTTCCCCTCCTGTTTTCCCTCATCGAGATGCCACGGTGTTGACCTCGCTCCAGTCTGGACGCCTTCGACTTCCTCATTTTGAAGCAGAACGCCTCCACTTTCATCGTGACTGAAGGATTCTTGGTCGGACACCAAAAACACAGTTGTTCCAAAATCTTCGTTTTCGTCATCCGTCGCTGGCTCCAGATCCTCGTGGAAGCCCTCGGACACAGGTTTGAGCGGACCACCTCTCGGCAGGGCCTGGCGTTTTCGCAGCCACGGCTGAAACCTCGTGCGTATCCAACGCTGAATGTGTAGCACAGCTGCCGGTTGTATCCGCGACCCAGCAAGCGCATCCTCTGTGTGCAACGAACACAACACTGTTGCTCAGCGAAATGGTGATCCTTCAAAGCATGTTTAATTATGCGCGTGAAATCGGATCGCGTACAGAGTACAGCTTCCTTAGCAACGCATAGTCTTTCATAAATTCGGTGTTACTGCGTTAGTGCTGCACCCAAGCACAACGTTTTCCGCTCACATTTTAATATAATCCTTTTAAGATAGATCGCAGGCACTGTCGAGGACAGTTATTTTGTATTGGTCAATGTATGTGATGCAGAAAGCATAATTCATGAAGTGTGCCTTTTTTATACCTCGAAATAAACAAAGTAAGCGATGCAGCAAAATATTTAATATAGGACTCTCGCTACCACAATTTAAAGCCATCAAGGGTGGGGAAAAGTGATTAAGTAAGCGGATAGCTGGAGGAATCGTGCAGCAACTGAGCGACCGTTAAACATGAGGAGAGAAGTGACAAACTTTTCAGAAGCCATGTATAATTTTATTCCCTATACTCGGGCAAACGTTCTTTCCTGTATTATTTTTTTGAAGATACAGACAGAGTAGAAGCGTACTGGTACCCGTGGAAGGATAACCGGCGATTTGTGGTGTACAGGAAATTTAACGCACTGCTCACGCAGTACCTCTTGACCCCTTACAAGAATGAATGAAGACTGTCTAATGAGTCTGACGACATGACATGctgaccacaagagcacgaggaAGCCAACTATATACTGCACGTCCCTATAGTGCGTATCGTTACCGGACTTCTAGGAAGGCTGGGAATCagtgaggcgagcgcgggcaatctTACGGGCCTGTACTGCCATGGAAATCGCCTAGCGGGCGTAAGCGGTGTGCGGCTGTGTGACTTGTGGAAGTAAAGTGTCCGAGGGCAAAGCGGGAACATGGCCAAAAAGTAGATAAAACGCTGA
Coding sequences within:
- the LOC129387179 gene encoding uncharacterized protein is translated as MVSDQGSFCHDESGGILKKKEELEGVQTGARSTPCHLEERKEERNNVDQKRKESVNSKDALAGSRIQPAAVLHIQRWIRTRFQPWLRKRQALPRGGPLKPVSEGFHEDLEPATDDENEDFGTTVFLVSDQESFSHDESGGVLLQNEEVEGVQTGARSTPWHLDEGKQEGNDVDQKRSESVESSECGKCAIALK